The following proteins are encoded in a genomic region of Zea mays cultivar B73 chromosome 9, Zm-B73-REFERENCE-NAM-5.0, whole genome shotgun sequence:
- the LOC100283649 gene encoding heat shock factor protein HSF30 isoform X1, protein MERPDVTVKQEEEDEVVVVLDGDGDACGHWPGAGAAPEPWQTPVGSAVPPFLAKTFELVEDPATDAVISWGAARNSFVVWDPHAFAAGHLPRRFKHGNFSTFLRQLNTYGFRKVSPDRWEFAHTDFLAGQRHLLVNIRRRRGGAAGSTASPSSAGAGGDRDSELETLRRDREALARELTRLRREQEEARAQLLDMERRVRGTERRQEQCTAFLARAIRNPAFLDGLLARRCGAHVEAGRKRRLLDAAAAGPDPADVLDIEELAMAAGAEVGVASIPAVAAAQISNTANATDMIWYELLGEEQVEIDAEVHDLVAAAAAATDELAQPWAEMDEKEVAELVRQIDCLASPSP, encoded by the exons ATGGAGCGGCCAGACGTGACGGTCAAGCAGGAGGAGGAAGACGAAGTGGTAGTGGTGTTGGACGGCGACGGCGATGCTTGTGGGCACTGGCCGGGAGCCGGCGCGGCGCCGGAGCCTTGGCAGACGCCGGTGGGATCCGCGGTTCCGCCGTTCCTTGCGAAGACGTTCGAGCTTGTGGAGGACCCGGCGACGGACGCCGTGATATCGTGGGGCGCCGCGCGGAACAGCTTCGTGGTGTGGGATCCACACGCCTTCGCGGCGGGGCACCTTCCGCGCCGCTTCAAGCACGGCAACTTCTCCACCTTCCTCCGGCAGCTCAACACCTAC GGATTCCGCAAGGTGAGCCCGGACAGGTGGGAGTTCGCGCACACCGACTTCCTCGCGGGGCAGCGACACCTCCTCGTGAACATCCGGCGCCGGCGCGGGGGCGCCGCGGGATCCACAGCATCTCCGTCTTCGGCGGGAGCCGGCGGCGACCGTGACAGCGAGCTCGAAACGCTGCGGCGGGACCGGGAGGCGCTGGCGCGGGAGCTGACGCGGCTGCGGCGCGAGCAGGAGGAGGCCCGCGCGCAGCTGCTGGACATGGAGCGGCGCGTGCGGGGCACGGAGCGGCGGCAGGAGCAGTGCACCGCCTTCCTGGCGCGCGCCATCCGGAACCCGGCCTTCTTGGACGGCCTGCTGGCGCGCCGCTGTGGCGCGCACGTAGAGGCCGGCAGGAAGCGGCGGCTGCTCGATGCCGCTGCGGCCGGCCCTGACCCAGCGGACGTCCTCGACATCGAGGAGCTGGCGATGGCTGCGGGCGCCGAGGTCGGTGTGGCTTCCATCCCAGCCGTTGCAGCGGCGCAGATTTCCAACACAGCCAACGCCACGGACATGATATGGTACGAGCTTCTCGGGGAGGAGCAGGTGGAGATCGACGCCGAGGTGCACGACCTCGTCGCGGCCGCCGCGGCTGCCACTGATGAGTTGGCGCAGCCGTGGGCGGAGATGGACGAGAAAGAGGTTGCGGAGCTTGTGCGGCAGATAGACTGCCTTGCCTCGCCGAGTCCCTGA
- the LOC100283649 gene encoding heat shock factor protein HSF30, whose product MERPDVTVKQEEEDEVVVVLDGDGDACGHWPGAGAAPEPWQTPVGSAVPPFLAKTFELVEDPATDAVISWGAARNSFVVWDPHAFAAGHLPRRFKHGNFSTFLRQLNTYVRNHISQFVINKHCNGFRKVSPDRWEFAHTDFLAGQRHLLVNIRRRRGGAAGSTASPSSAGAGGDRDSELETLRRDREALARELTRLRREQEEARAQLLDMERRVRGTERRQEQCTAFLARAIRNPAFLDGLLARRCGAHVEAGRKRRLLDAAAAGPDPADVLDIEELAMAAGAEVGVASIPAVAAAQISNTANATDMIWYELLGEEQVEIDAEVHDLVAAAAAATDELAQPWAEMDEKEVAELVRQIDCLASPSP is encoded by the exons ATGGAGCGGCCAGACGTGACGGTCAAGCAGGAGGAGGAAGACGAAGTGGTAGTGGTGTTGGACGGCGACGGCGATGCTTGTGGGCACTGGCCGGGAGCCGGCGCGGCGCCGGAGCCTTGGCAGACGCCGGTGGGATCCGCGGTTCCGCCGTTCCTTGCGAAGACGTTCGAGCTTGTGGAGGACCCGGCGACGGACGCCGTGATATCGTGGGGCGCCGCGCGGAACAGCTTCGTGGTGTGGGATCCACACGCCTTCGCGGCGGGGCACCTTCCGCGCCGCTTCAAGCACGGCAACTTCTCCACCTTCCTCCGGCAGCTCAACACCTACGTCCGTAATCACATATCTCAATTCGTAATTAACAAACATTGCAAT GGATTCCGCAAGGTGAGCCCGGACAGGTGGGAGTTCGCGCACACCGACTTCCTCGCGGGGCAGCGACACCTCCTCGTGAACATCCGGCGCCGGCGCGGGGGCGCCGCGGGATCCACAGCATCTCCGTCTTCGGCGGGAGCCGGCGGCGACCGTGACAGCGAGCTCGAAACGCTGCGGCGGGACCGGGAGGCGCTGGCGCGGGAGCTGACGCGGCTGCGGCGCGAGCAGGAGGAGGCCCGCGCGCAGCTGCTGGACATGGAGCGGCGCGTGCGGGGCACGGAGCGGCGGCAGGAGCAGTGCACCGCCTTCCTGGCGCGCGCCATCCGGAACCCGGCCTTCTTGGACGGCCTGCTGGCGCGCCGCTGTGGCGCGCACGTAGAGGCCGGCAGGAAGCGGCGGCTGCTCGATGCCGCTGCGGCCGGCCCTGACCCAGCGGACGTCCTCGACATCGAGGAGCTGGCGATGGCTGCGGGCGCCGAGGTCGGTGTGGCTTCCATCCCAGCCGTTGCAGCGGCGCAGATTTCCAACACAGCCAACGCCACGGACATGATATGGTACGAGCTTCTCGGGGAGGAGCAGGTGGAGATCGACGCCGAGGTGCACGACCTCGTCGCGGCCGCCGCGGCTGCCACTGATGAGTTGGCGCAGCCGTGGGCGGAGATGGACGAGAAAGAGGTTGCGGAGCTTGTGCGGCAGATAGACTGCCTTGCCTCGCCGAGTCCCTGA